A single Roseinatronobacter monicus DNA region contains:
- a CDS encoding ISL3 family transposase: MGPETSLFTTALGLQAPWSVTDVRFDAKLKEIHFDVRFKAGSRFACPSCGAPDQPVHDTRSRIWEHLRFFEHKAFIHADVPRVACSQCSKTGQVPVPWARSGSGFSQLFEAFVIALVRQMPVKAVADMLDVGDDRLWRVLDHYVSSARDREDFSAVTALGIDETAARRGHNYITLFHDLLAGRLLFACEGRDAKTVAAFGEDLRAHGGDPDAISAACIDMSRAYISGVAKHLPNADVTFDPFHVIQLANVALEEVRRAEVRSRPELKHSRWMWLKDKKRWTKRQITQHHDLSRMHLKTGRAFRLKEALRDIFAEAESKAEAEERLTAWFQWARRSRLPAFKKLALTLKAHWDGILNGFDSDLSNGAVEAINGLIQAAKARARGYRKTRNLINMSYLIAGNLTHLPASPYRTTSCATGK, from the coding sequence ATGGGTCCCGAGACAAGTTTGTTCACGACAGCTCTTGGCCTGCAGGCTCCGTGGAGTGTCACGGACGTACGTTTTGACGCCAAACTCAAAGAGATCCACTTTGACGTCCGCTTCAAGGCGGGAAGTCGATTTGCTTGTCCCTCCTGTGGCGCGCCCGATCAGCCCGTCCATGACACGCGATCCAGGATCTGGGAACACCTGCGTTTTTTCGAGCACAAGGCTTTCATCCATGCCGATGTGCCACGTGTTGCTTGCAGCCAATGTAGCAAGACCGGACAGGTTCCGGTCCCCTGGGCGCGCAGTGGCAGCGGTTTCAGTCAGTTGTTTGAAGCCTTTGTGATTGCGCTGGTGCGACAGATGCCGGTGAAGGCTGTTGCTGATATGCTTGATGTTGGTGACGATCGCCTCTGGCGGGTTCTTGACCATTACGTGTCGTCAGCGCGAGATCGCGAAGACTTCAGCGCCGTGACCGCCCTTGGGATTGACGAGACAGCTGCGCGCCGCGGGCATAATTACATCACCCTATTTCACGACCTTCTGGCCGGCAGGCTTCTCTTTGCCTGTGAAGGACGTGATGCAAAGACTGTGGCGGCTTTCGGTGAAGATCTGCGCGCCCATGGCGGTGATCCCGATGCCATCTCCGCTGCCTGTATCGATATGAGTAGGGCCTACATTTCTGGCGTCGCAAAGCATCTGCCGAACGCGGATGTTACCTTCGACCCATTCCATGTCATCCAACTGGCCAATGTGGCGCTTGAAGAGGTTCGCCGCGCCGAAGTACGCAGCAGACCTGAGTTGAAACACAGCCGCTGGATGTGGCTCAAGGACAAGAAGAGATGGACGAAGCGGCAGATCACACAGCATCATGATCTATCTCGGATGCACCTGAAAACAGGACGCGCGTTTCGCTTGAAAGAGGCTTTGCGCGACATCTTTGCTGAAGCCGAGTCCAAGGCAGAGGCCGAAGAACGGCTTACCGCCTGGTTTCAATGGGCGCGCCGCAGCAGGCTGCCAGCATTCAAGAAACTCGCTCTGACACTCAAGGCGCACTGGGATGGTATACTTAACGGTTTTGACAGCGATCTGAGCAACGGCGCTGTCGAAGCCATCAACGGCCTCATTCAGGCCGCAAAGGCTCGGGCGCGCGGGTATCGCAAAACCCGCAACCTCATCAACATGTCATACCTCATCGCAGGCAATCTCACCCACTTACCAGCGTCACCCTACCGCACAACATCTTGTGCCACAGGCAAATGA
- a CDS encoding recombinase family protein translates to MTKTRIGYARCSTDKQDLAAQRSALLDLDVAEDRIYTDHGLTGTNRERPGLAQALAEVREGDTLVVPKLDRLARSVPDARAIADELEKRGVKLALGASVHDPTDPMGKMFFNILATFAEFEADLVRMRTKEGMAIARAKGRLKGKKPKLSDRRQTELRRMYDTGDYSISDLAERFDVSRPTVYRVLQRTPSADASSAAV, encoded by the coding sequence ATGACTAAAACTCGTATCGGCTATGCCCGTTGTTCAACTGACAAACAGGACCTCGCCGCACAAAGGTCTGCGCTCCTCGATCTCGATGTGGCGGAAGACCGGATTTACACCGATCATGGCCTAACTGGCACGAACCGGGAGCGGCCAGGTCTGGCCCAGGCACTGGCAGAAGTCCGTGAAGGGGACACGCTTGTCGTGCCGAAGCTGGACCGACTGGCGCGGTCGGTCCCAGACGCCCGGGCCATCGCGGATGAACTGGAGAAGCGTGGGGTTAAACTGGCATTGGGCGCATCGGTCCATGACCCGACCGATCCGATGGGCAAGATGTTCTTCAACATCCTCGCCACCTTTGCTGAGTTCGAGGCTGATCTGGTCAGGATGCGCACCAAGGAAGGCATGGCCATTGCCCGTGCCAAGGGACGGTTGAAGGGCAAAAAACCAAAGCTATCGGATCGCCGTCAGACGGAATTGCGCCGCATGTATGACACGGGTGATTACTCGATCAGCGATCTGGCAGAGCGGTTCGACGTATCGAGGCCGACCGTCTATCGGGTCTTGCAACGGACACCGAGCGCCGATGCGTCTTCGGCTGCGGTATAG
- a CDS encoding IS110 family transposase, producing the protein MEHYAGLDVSLKEISICVVDHDGKAIARGTCPADPEGVAGWFRNRSLTPHRIVHESGMLSIWLQRGMMRLGLPATCIDARKAHKALSARLNKSDAADAEGLAQLARTNWFTPVHIRSEEADRLRSLIGARERLIRLRKDLEGHIRGVLKTFGIRMISIGQGRQRQAFRDQLAAAGETDPVLRAIADGFITAHATLCQAADDLDKVVKTKAKAHPVARRLMTIPGVGPVNALSFIALVDDPTRFNRTSDVGAFLGLTPKRHQSGEMDWSGRVSKCGDGTMRGLLFEAASCLIRQVKRFSPLKSWAVRLAGRRGFRKAAVATARKIAVLMLTIWKSGADYHWTKEATA; encoded by the coding sequence ATGGAACATTATGCTGGTTTGGATGTGTCACTGAAAGAAATTTCGATCTGCGTTGTAGATCATGATGGCAAGGCCATCGCGCGCGGGACTTGTCCTGCGGACCCGGAAGGCGTGGCAGGTTGGTTTCGCAACAGATCGCTAACTCCGCATCGGATCGTGCATGAGAGCGGGATGCTTTCGATCTGGCTGCAGCGCGGGATGATGAGGCTTGGTCTTCCAGCGACATGCATCGATGCCCGGAAGGCGCACAAGGCTCTGTCAGCCCGGCTCAACAAGTCCGATGCTGCCGATGCCGAAGGCTTGGCGCAGCTCGCGCGCACCAACTGGTTTACCCCGGTCCATATCCGTAGCGAAGAAGCCGATCGGCTCCGCAGCCTGATTGGCGCGCGCGAGCGTCTGATCCGTTTGCGCAAGGACTTGGAGGGACACATTCGGGGCGTCCTAAAAACCTTTGGCATCCGCATGATCAGTATTGGTCAGGGTCGACAGAGACAGGCGTTCCGCGATCAGCTTGCCGCAGCTGGCGAAACTGACCCGGTATTGCGCGCCATTGCGGACGGCTTCATCACCGCCCACGCCACGCTGTGCCAAGCAGCTGATGATCTCGACAAAGTCGTGAAAACAAAAGCCAAGGCGCACCCCGTCGCGCGCCGTTTGATGACCATTCCGGGCGTCGGGCCTGTGAACGCGCTCAGTTTCATTGCCTTGGTCGACGATCCCACCCGATTCAATCGGACATCTGATGTTGGCGCGTTCCTCGGACTCACACCAAAGAGGCACCAGTCTGGCGAAATGGATTGGTCGGGACGGGTGTCGAAGTGCGGAGACGGGACGATGCGCGGACTGCTGTTCGAGGCAGCGTCCTGCTTGATCCGCCAGGTGAAGCGTTTCTCGCCACTGAAGAGCTGGGCTGTGCGACTGGCCGGACGACGCGGGTTCCGAAAAGCCGCAGTCGCAACAGCGCGCAAGATCGCAGTCCTGATGCTGACGATCTGGAAATCTGGCGCGGACTATCACTGGACAAAGGAGGCCACTGCCTGA
- a CDS encoding helix-turn-helix domain-containing protein, producing MDEAMRRFIVLRPHIEDGIALVAAARAADVPIRTAQRWLSRYRAQGLDGLRRRMRSDGNKRKLPDELVRLIEGLALRKPRLSCAAIHRRIAAVAKSRGWPIPSYGTVHSITRALDPAMVTLAQEGTAAYRDRYELIYRHRASTPNAIWQADHTMLDTVILDANGKAARPWLTAIMDDHSRAIAGYFVFLGAPSALQTSLALRQAIWRKQNPDWPVCGIPDVLYVDHGSDFTSEHLDQASAALRFQLVYSAVARPQGRGKIERFFGTVNTELLPDLPGNLVNGRPTTPPSAFGSLAPTMPAVTPRREFRLSFLGAQMAGCHRCQTVSKVLTSC from the coding sequence ATGGATGAAGCAATGCGTCGCTTTATTGTTCTCCGTCCTCATATCGAGGATGGTATAGCGCTGGTGGCCGCCGCCCGAGCGGCCGACGTGCCGATCAGGACAGCCCAAAGATGGCTGTCACGTTACAGAGCACAAGGCCTTGATGGATTGAGACGGCGGATGCGGTCCGACGGGAACAAGCGCAAGCTGCCTGATGAACTGGTACGCTTGATCGAAGGGCTGGCTTTGCGCAAACCCCGGCTGTCCTGCGCTGCGATCCACCGGCGGATCGCAGCGGTGGCCAAATCGCGAGGCTGGCCCATTCCATCCTACGGTACGGTCCATTCGATCACCCGGGCACTCGATCCGGCGATGGTCACTCTCGCACAAGAGGGAACGGCAGCCTACCGTGACCGATACGAGCTGATCTACCGCCATCGGGCAAGCACGCCGAATGCGATCTGGCAGGCCGATCACACGATGCTCGACACCGTGATCCTTGATGCCAATGGCAAGGCCGCGCGGCCCTGGCTCACCGCCATCATGGATGACCATTCCCGCGCCATCGCCGGTTACTTTGTCTTTCTGGGCGCCCCCTCAGCGCTACAGACCTCTCTGGCACTCCGGCAAGCCATCTGGCGCAAGCAAAACCCGGACTGGCCGGTCTGTGGCATACCAGATGTGCTTTATGTCGATCATGGAAGCGATTTCACCTCCGAACATCTCGACCAGGCATCTGCCGCCCTGCGGTTTCAGCTGGTATATTCAGCTGTCGCCAGACCGCAGGGGCGCGGAAAAATCGAACGTTTTTTCGGAACCGTAAACACGGAGCTACTGCCGGACTTACCCGGAAATCTGGTGAATGGCAGACCAACGACGCCGCCCTCGGCATTTGGATCACTGGCACCTACAATGCCCGCCGTCACACCGAGACGGGAGTTTCGCCTATCATTTCTTGGCGCGCAGATGGCTGGCTGCCACAGATGCCAGACAGTCTCGAAAGTCTTGACGAGCTGCTGA
- a CDS encoding restriction endonuclease subunit S — MSGSGYLERLLDGAAVEWVPLGSDTFFEVANNARRPVKASLRETGATPYYGANNIQDYVDGFTHDGEYVLIAEDGSASLENYSVQYAVGRFWANNHVHVVRGTDAVNTCFLFHLLRTVNFQPYLTGGGRAKLTKGQLVEIPIPIPCPENPQKSLAIQAEIVRILDAFTALTAELTAELTARKTQYNHYCNQLLNFDSTEVEWKTLGEIVGTIKTGKLNANAMVENGKYPFFTCDSKPFKIDTFAFDTEAIIVSGNGSQVGHINYYNGKFNAYQRTYILADCIQEMTISFLLTYLKAFLRPYIMQHSKKGSVPYITMPMLERFAVPVPSLAEQARIVAIVDKFDTLTTSLTEGLPREIALRQKQYEYYRSLLLSFPKGDQA; from the coding sequence GTGAGCGGTTCGGGGTATCTGGAGCGTCTGTTGGACGGGGCGGCAGTGGAATGGGTGCCGTTGGGGAGCGACACCTTTTTTGAAGTTGCAAACAATGCGCGGCGACCTGTTAAGGCATCTCTTCGTGAAACAGGGGCAACTCCTTACTATGGTGCAAATAACATTCAAGACTATGTCGATGGCTTCACACACGATGGCGAGTATGTTTTGATCGCGGAAGATGGCTCTGCCAGCTTAGAAAACTACTCGGTTCAATACGCCGTTGGTAGATTTTGGGCGAATAACCATGTTCATGTTGTTCGGGGCACTGACGCAGTTAACACCTGTTTTCTTTTTCACTTGCTGCGCACCGTCAACTTTCAACCCTATTTGACTGGAGGCGGCAGGGCCAAATTGACGAAGGGGCAACTCGTTGAAATACCCATCCCCATCCCCTGCCCAGAAAACCCGCAGAAGTCTCTGGCGATTCAGGCCGAGATTGTGCGGATATTGGACGCTTTCACCGCGCTTACCGCAGAGCTTACCGCAGAGCTTACCGCCCGCAAAACCCAATACAACCACTACTGCAACCAACTGCTGAACTTTGACAGCACAGAGGTGGAGTGGAAGACGCTGGGGGAAATAGTCGGCACAATAAAAACTGGCAAACTGAACGCCAATGCGATGGTTGAAAACGGCAAATATCCGTTTTTTACCTGCGACTCCAAGCCGTTCAAGATTGACACCTTTGCTTTCGACACTGAGGCTATCATCGTGTCAGGCAATGGTAGCCAAGTTGGTCACATCAATTATTACAACGGCAAGTTCAACGCATATCAGCGAACTTACATTTTGGCCGATTGCATTCAAGAAATGACCATTAGTTTTCTGCTCACCTACCTGAAAGCATTCCTTAGACCCTACATTATGCAGCACTCGAAAAAGGGCTCCGTGCCTTATATAACAATGCCAATGTTGGAACGGTTTGCAGTCCCAGTCCCGTCCCTCGCCGAACAAGCCCGCATCGTCGCTATTGTCGACAAGTTCGACACGCTGACCACCTCGCTCACCGAGGGCCTGCCGCGCGAAATCGCGCTGCGGCAAAAGCAGTATGAATACTACCGCAGTCTGCTGCTGAGCTTTCCCAAGGGGGATCAGGCATGA
- a CDS encoding AAA family ATPase, translating to MTKTLDEIAKQLRDANKKLQLIYAFNGTGKTRLSRAMKTLIAPKIEGDDTPARNKILYYSAFTEDLFYWDNDLADEGEPKLMIQSNTFTDWILGEQGKGNDVIANFQHYTNKNLTPVFMEKDGKKPGEKTYPSVTFSIATGDDEATTGIKISKGEESNFIWSIFFTLIEEVVSVLSVPEVGDRSTNRFDTLEYIFIDDPVSSLDDNHLIELAQTLATLIKDAPQEGPKFIITTHNPLFFNVLFNALKNGLKYQLSQNDDGTFSLDRWNTDSPFSYHLHLIEKLKAASVADGFEKYHYNLLRNVLEKTSTFMGYEDWADLLPRTTDGTNDAYLKRIVDISSHSKHAGDEQPHLSKDDKRVLGYLLSETANKKYEFADRYRMLRKEGAKNG from the coding sequence ATGACCAAAACCCTTGATGAGATAGCCAAGCAACTGCGCGATGCGAATAAAAAGCTCCAACTGATCTATGCCTTCAACGGCACCGGCAAAACCCGCCTGTCCCGCGCGATGAAGACTCTGATTGCCCCCAAGATCGAAGGCGACGACACCCCCGCCCGTAACAAGATCCTCTACTACAGCGCCTTCACCGAAGACCTGTTCTACTGGGATAATGACCTAGCGGATGAAGGCGAACCCAAGTTAATGATCCAGTCGAATACTTTCACTGACTGGATTTTGGGAGAGCAAGGCAAGGGCAATGACGTCATTGCGAACTTTCAGCACTACACCAACAAAAATCTGACACCAGTCTTCATGGAGAAGGACGGAAAGAAACCTGGCGAAAAGACCTACCCTTCGGTCACGTTCTCCATAGCCACGGGTGATGACGAGGCCACGACAGGCATCAAAATTTCAAAAGGCGAAGAAAGCAACTTCATCTGGAGTATCTTTTTTACGTTGATTGAAGAGGTTGTTTCGGTCCTTAGCGTTCCTGAAGTTGGGGACCGAAGCACCAACCGGTTCGACACACTCGAGTATATTTTCATTGATGATCCAGTGAGCTCGCTGGACGACAACCATCTTATAGAACTGGCGCAGACCCTGGCGACGCTCATCAAGGACGCGCCACAGGAAGGACCAAAATTCATTATTACGACCCATAATCCACTGTTTTTCAATGTTCTCTTTAACGCGCTCAAAAATGGCCTAAAGTATCAGTTGTCTCAGAATGACGACGGAACGTTCTCTCTGGATCGTTGGAACACCGACAGCCCGTTTTCATACCATCTGCATTTGATCGAGAAACTTAAGGCCGCATCAGTTGCTGATGGCTTTGAGAAGTATCATTACAACCTTCTGCGAAACGTTTTGGAGAAGACATCGACCTTCATGGGGTACGAGGACTGGGCAGACCTGCTGCCTCGAACGACAGATGGGACAAACGACGCCTATTTGAAACGAATTGTAGATATTTCGAGCCATTCAAAGCACGCTGGAGACGAACAGCCGCACCTTTCAAAAGATGATAAGCGGGTTCTCGGATACCTTCTCAGTGAGACAGCCAACAAGAAATACGAGTTCGCAGATCGATATCGGATGCTCAGAAAGGAAGGGGCAAAAAATGGTTGA
- a CDS encoding type I restriction endonuclease subunit R, whose product MVEQTKTIAETKNFIVLDKYDRINETSKGYQSEDDLERELVRDLVDQGYEFRPDITSSKEMLANIRVQLQELNRVVFSDAEWSRFVETYLDRPSEGIIDKTRKIHDDHIHDFVFEDGRIQNIHLVDKRNKARNKLQVIKQFEQTGSHANRYDVTILVNGLPMVQIELKRRGVAIREAFNQIHRYSKESFNSESSLFRFLQMFIISNGTDTRYFANTTKRNKNSFDFTMNWAQSDNGLIKDLKDFTATFLQKRTLLDVLLQYSVFDVSDTLLIMRPYQIAATERILWKIRSSYLAKTWGKPESGGFIWHTTGSGKTLTSFKAARLATELDFIDKVFFVVDRKDLDYQTMKEYQRFSPDSVNGSDSTAGLKRNLDKDDNKIIVTTIQKLNNLMKAEADLPIYGKQVVFIFDECHRSQFGEAQKNLRKKFKRFYQFGFTGTPIFPENAAGAETTASVFGRELHSYVITDAIRDEKVLKFKVDYNDVRPQFKAIESEQDEKKLSAAENKQALQHPERIKEVSQYILNNFRQKTHRLHAGSSGFNAMFAVSSVDAAKLYYETLNALQASSDKPLKIATIFSFAANEEQDAVGDIQDESFDVSAMNSSAKEFLNAAIRDYNAYFKTSFGVDGQSFQNYYRDLAKRVKSREVDLLIVVGMFLTGFDAPALNTLFVDKNLRFHGLIQAFSRTNRIYDATKTFGNIIAFRNLEQATVDAITLFGDKNTKNVVLEKSYDEYMNGSRDEEHGNTPRGLIDIVSELESRFPNPSAIDKESEKKAFVKLFGEYLRAENILRNYDEFAALKALQDVDACNPEAIEAFKAKHYLNDDVLHEMQKIHLPSERKTQDYRSTYNDIRDWLRQEKSAADSDKSGIDWDDVVFEVDLLKSQEINLEYILELIFEKNKKLKDKAGLIDEARRAIRGSLGNRAKESLIVDFINQTDLDRLDDKASLIDAFFAFAREEQRREVDEIITSEDLNPEAAKRYIEVSVKREFASENGADLNAILPEMSPLNPKFRSKKAKVFERISDFVNKFKGVGGEM is encoded by the coding sequence ATGGTTGAGCAGACGAAAACCATCGCGGAAACGAAAAATTTCATTGTTCTCGACAAATACGACCGGATCAACGAGACGTCCAAAGGCTACCAAAGCGAAGACGATCTGGAACGTGAACTGGTGCGGGATCTGGTCGATCAGGGCTATGAATTCCGTCCCGACATCACCTCTTCCAAGGAAATGCTCGCCAACATTCGCGTTCAGTTGCAGGAGCTGAACCGTGTTGTCTTTTCAGATGCCGAATGGTCGCGCTTCGTCGAAACCTATCTGGACAGGCCCAGCGAAGGCATCATCGACAAGACGCGCAAGATCCATGACGATCACATCCATGATTTTGTCTTTGAAGATGGCCGCATTCAGAACATCCATTTGGTCGACAAACGCAACAAGGCCCGCAACAAGCTGCAGGTGATCAAGCAGTTTGAGCAAACCGGCTCTCATGCCAACCGTTATGATGTGACGATTTTGGTGAATGGTCTGCCGATGGTGCAGATCGAGCTGAAGCGGCGCGGCGTTGCCATCCGCGAGGCCTTTAATCAGATCCATCGTTACAGCAAGGAGAGCTTTAACAGCGAGAGTTCGCTTTTTCGGTTCCTGCAGATGTTTATTATCTCGAACGGCACCGACACTCGTTATTTCGCCAACACCACGAAGCGCAACAAAAACAGCTTCGACTTCACGATGAACTGGGCACAGTCCGACAACGGATTGATCAAGGATCTGAAAGACTTTACCGCGACCTTCCTGCAGAAGCGCACGCTGTTGGATGTCTTGTTGCAATATTCCGTTTTCGATGTCAGCGACACCCTGTTGATAATGCGACCGTACCAGATTGCGGCGACGGAGCGCATCCTTTGGAAAATCCGCAGTTCTTATCTGGCCAAAACCTGGGGCAAACCCGAAAGCGGTGGCTTCATTTGGCACACGACAGGGTCCGGTAAGACTCTGACGAGCTTCAAGGCTGCCAGGCTGGCAACCGAACTCGACTTCATCGACAAGGTGTTCTTCGTCGTCGACCGGAAGGATCTCGATTACCAGACGATGAAAGAATATCAGCGGTTTTCGCCCGACAGCGTTAACGGTTCTGACAGCACCGCGGGGTTGAAGCGTAACCTGGACAAGGATGATAACAAGATCATCGTCACCACAATCCAGAAGCTAAACAATCTGATGAAGGCCGAAGCTGATCTTCCGATTTATGGCAAGCAAGTGGTCTTCATCTTCGACGAGTGCCATCGCAGTCAATTCGGTGAAGCACAGAAGAACCTGAGGAAGAAATTCAAAAGGTTCTACCAGTTCGGCTTCACCGGCACGCCGATTTTTCCGGAGAATGCCGCGGGCGCAGAAACCACCGCCAGTGTGTTCGGGCGCGAGCTGCATTCCTACGTTATTACGGATGCCATCCGCGACGAGAAGGTATTGAAGTTCAAGGTCGACTACAACGACGTCCGGCCGCAGTTCAAAGCCATCGAGAGCGAGCAAGACGAGAAAAAACTAAGCGCCGCAGAGAACAAGCAGGCCCTGCAGCATCCCGAACGGATCAAGGAAGTTTCGCAGTACATCCTTAACAATTTTCGCCAGAAGACGCACCGGCTACACGCGGGAAGCAGCGGCTTCAACGCCATGTTCGCGGTCAGCAGCGTGGATGCTGCCAAACTGTATTACGAAACGCTGAACGCGCTGCAGGCCAGCAGCGACAAGCCCCTGAAGATCGCGACGATCTTCTCCTTCGCCGCAAACGAAGAACAAGACGCCGTCGGGGACATCCAGGACGAGAGTTTTGACGTTTCGGCGATGAACAGCAGCGCCAAAGAATTTCTGAATGCGGCGATCCGGGACTACAACGCGTATTTCAAAACAAGTTTCGGCGTCGACGGGCAGAGTTTTCAAAACTATTACCGAGACTTGGCGAAGCGCGTCAAATCCAGAGAAGTCGATCTGCTGATCGTTGTCGGCATGTTCCTGACCGGTTTCGACGCCCCGGCTCTGAACACCTTGTTCGTCGACAAGAACCTTCGCTTCCATGGATTGATACAGGCATTTTCCAGAACGAACCGGATTTACGACGCGACCAAGACCTTTGGCAATATCATCGCCTTCCGTAATCTCGAACAGGCGACTGTCGACGCGATCACGCTTTTCGGGGACAAGAACACCAAGAATGTTGTCTTGGAGAAAAGCTACGACGAATATATGAATGGCTCTCGGGATGAGGAACACGGGAACACCCCACGCGGCCTCATCGATATCGTGAGCGAACTTGAAAGCCGGTTTCCGAACCCTTCAGCGATCGACAAAGAATCCGAAAAAAAGGCCTTTGTAAAACTGTTCGGCGAGTATCTTAGAGCCGAAAACATCCTGCGAAACTACGATGAATTCGCGGCACTGAAAGCTCTACAGGACGTGGATGCATGTAATCCAGAGGCCATAGAAGCCTTCAAGGCGAAGCACTATCTGAATGATGACGTGCTTCATGAAATGCAGAAGATCCATCTGCCGTCTGAGCGCAAAACCCAGGATTACAGGTCCACCTACAACGACATCCGAGACTGGTTGCGCCAAGAGAAGAGCGCGGCTGACAGCGATAAATCTGGCATCGACTGGGATGACGTGGTGTTTGAGGTTGATCTCCTCAAATCGCAGGAGATCAACCTCGAATATATCCTCGAGCTGATCTTTGAGAAGAACAAGAAGTTGAAAGACAAGGCAGGTCTGATCGATGAGGCCCGCCGCGCCATTCGTGGCAGCCTCGGCAACCGGGCGAAAGAGAGCCTAATCGTCGACTTCATCAACCAGACAGACCTTGATCGCCTCGACGACAAGGCAAGCCTGATCGACGCGTTCTTCGCCTTTGCACGGGAAGAGCAACGTCGCGAAGTGGACGAGATCATCACATCAGAAGATCTGAATCCCGAGGCGGCAAAACGTTACATCGAGGTTTCGGTCAAGCGGGAGTTCGCGTCTGAAAATGGGGCCGACCTGAATGCCATATTGCCCGAAATGAGCCCGCTGAACCCAAAGTTTCGGAGCAAGAAGGCGAAGGTATTTGAGAGGATCTCCGATTTTGTCAATAAGTTCAAGGGTGTCGGCGGTGAGATGTGA
- a CDS encoding type I restriction-modification system subunit M: protein MTGQQQRDELHRQIWAIANDVRGAVDGWDFKQFVLGALFYRFISENFTTYIEGGDPSVNYAAMRDADIPAEAVDDAVKTKGYFIYPSQLFTNVAKSANTNESLNTDLAAVFKAIEGSANGYPSEQDIKGLFSDFDTTSNRLGNTVAQKNDRLAKVLKGVEGLKLDFADAQGDPFGDAYEFLISNYAANAGKSGGEFFTPQHVSKLIAQLAMHGQTRVNKIYDPACGSGSLLLQAKKHFDDHIIEGGFFGQEINYTTYNLARMNMFLHNVNYDKFNIQHGNTLEDPHFLDDVPFDAIVSNPPYSVKWKGSDDPTLINDERFAPAGVLAPKSKADFAFVLHALHYLSGRGRAAIVCFPGIFYRGGAEQKIRQYLVDNNYVETVIALAPNLFFGTTIAVTILVLAKNKTGTDVQFIDASGEAFFRKSTNTNLMDDPHIAEVLRLFASKEAVPHVAQNIPQQTIMDNDYNLSVSAYVEPKDTREVTNIVKLNADIVTTVARINDLRAQIDAIVAEIEA from the coding sequence ATGACTGGGCAACAACAGCGCGACGAACTTCACCGCCAGATCTGGGCCATCGCAAACGATGTGCGTGGGGCCGTCGATGGCTGGGACTTCAAGCAATTCGTCTTGGGCGCTCTCTTCTACCGCTTTATCAGTGAAAACTTCACCACCTACATCGAAGGCGGCGACCCGAGCGTCAACTACGCCGCCATGCGTGACGCTGACATCCCCGCCGAGGCCGTCGACGACGCGGTGAAGACCAAGGGCTATTTCATCTACCCGTCGCAGCTGTTCACGAACGTGGCCAAATCCGCCAACACAAACGAAAGCCTGAACACGGACCTCGCCGCCGTCTTCAAGGCCATCGAAGGCTCGGCCAATGGCTACCCGTCCGAGCAAGACATCAAAGGCCTGTTCTCCGATTTCGACACCACCAGCAACCGCCTTGGCAACACCGTCGCCCAAAAGAACGACCGCCTTGCTAAGGTTCTCAAAGGCGTCGAGGGGCTCAAGCTCGACTTTGCGGATGCGCAGGGCGACCCCTTCGGCGATGCCTATGAATTCCTGATCTCCAACTATGCCGCCAACGCGGGCAAATCGGGCGGCGAGTTCTTCACCCCGCAGCACGTGTCCAAGCTGATCGCGCAACTCGCCATGCACGGCCAAACCCGCGTCAACAAGATCTACGACCCCGCCTGTGGCTCTGGCTCATTGCTCTTGCAGGCCAAAAAGCACTTCGACGACCACATCATCGAAGGCGGCTTCTTCGGCCAGGAAATCAATTACACCACCTACAACCTCGCCCGCATGAACATGTTCTTGCACAATGTGAACTACGACAAGTTCAACATCCAGCACGGCAACACGCTGGAAGACCCGCATTTCCTCGATGATGTGCCCTTTGACGCCATCGTCTCAAACCCGCCCTATTCGGTCAAATGGAAGGGCTCGGACGATCCCACCCTGATCAATGATGAACGCTTTGCCCCCGCGGGCGTCTTGGCCCCGAAATCCAAGGCCGACTTTGCCTTTGTGCTGCACGCGCTGCATTACCTGTCGGGCCGTGGCCGGGCGGCGATTGTCTGCTTCCCGGGCATCTTCTATCGCGGCGGGGCGGAGCAGAAGATCCGCCAGTATCTGGTCGACAACAACTATGTCGAAACCGTCATCGCGCTGGCGCCGAACCTGTTTTTCGGAACCACCATCGCGGTGACGATCCTTGTGCTGGCCAAGAACAAGACCGGCACGGATGTGCAATTCATTGATGCCAGCGGAGAGGCCTTCTTCCGCAAAAGCACCAACACCAACCTGATGGACGATCCCCATATCGCCGAGGTGCTGCGCCTGTTTGCCAGCAAAGAGGCGGTGCCCCATGTGGCGCAGAACATTCCGCAGCAAACGATCATGGACAATGACTACAACCTGTCGGTCAGCGCCTATGTGGAGCCGAAGGATACCCGTGAGGTGACGAATATCGTCAAGCTGAACGCCGATATTGTGACAACGGTGGCGCGGATCAACGATCTGCGCGCGCAGATCGACGCGATCGTGGCGGAGATCGAGGCGTGA